Part of the Pomacea canaliculata isolate SZHN2017 linkage group LG11, ASM307304v1, whole genome shotgun sequence genome is shown below.
tcctctaTTGATACAAGATATTGTGATATGATATCTGTAATGAGCACATTCTTCTTCATGCTATTCTATGTTATTCTATGTTATTGTACCATATTGTTTTGAACAGAATGGCAAGATGCATCAGCTTTATATTACaacatttgtcttttatcagGTGCAAAGATGATAGTCAGATACTTGGCTAGGAGCTTACAGGCAGCAGAAGAGGAGTTTGGTGGCGACAAGGCTAGTCCAGAGCTAAAAGAGACCCTGGCATACCTTGGTGCTTTGGAACAGCTAAAGACGGAAAAAGACGTTGCAGTAGCTGTTGGGTTAATAGAGGAATACAAGTTTCATCCAAAACAAGTAGCACCCCACCTGCAGCAGTTTGCACAAGTATGGAGCTTCACTAGTGATAGATGCTATGCCACTGAAGACATTATGCATGATATTGTTAGAAATCTTGCTTTACTGCTGAATGGTATTTACTCCCAGTTCTGTCAGGATTTTCATGGTGGCTCCAGCATGTCAGTTTGTCTTTAtcactttaaagaaagtatCTTAGAGCATTTGGTAACTTGTATATGCATTTCTGATGGCAGAGTACATACAAATTTATATCATGAGATTATAAAGATCTAttgcattttctcttttatctttgtGCACTAGGTAGTTGCAGCAACATTGACACAGGTCTCACTAGTGGAGCTGCTTCATAACATTGGTAACCTGGCTCGTAGAGCATTGCTGGAGCCTGTGGAACCAGTATCCGGTGACATTGTCCAGCGCATCCAAGATGAAGAATACATCAGAAAAGAGAAGTAAGAGCAGTTTGAGgggaaagggaaataacccACATTTCTGGAAGAAgtgctttatatttttcagtttatttttctctaggaagtcacaaatgaaaaaaaaatgacaatagcCTTTATTTCtgatataatttttaacaatttaaattgtttgttctGACACTTTTTAAAGCCTGATTGAATagatattttcacatttatcaTGCATTGTCAAAGTTGTGCACTTTGTGAACAAAAGGTCATGGTCAAGAAGGATCAaaggttattttgtttttacgaATGCATTTTATGTGCAAATGATCTTAAGCTATAGTTTGCCATTCCGTCTTGTAagagtaaatattttgattttgtgtatAAACACTTCTGTAGTTTGCAGGTTTTTCTAGCTTTAGTTTTCTGATTCTAGTTTCGGTTCTATTATTTGTTATCATAGACATTTTTCCTATGTTGGTATTGACTGCCTAAAAGCATGAGCATATGTGAGTTTAAGAGTAATTGTCACATTGTCCAGGTTATCTCCCATAGCAGTATTAATTGCAATGAGGGTATATGAGCAAGGATCCTCTTTGAAATGGACACGCAATGGTGCAGTAGTAGAGGCCTTGAACAACGCCTTTGCCACAGCTTTGAAGGTTTGTGGTAATTTTGTTAATGAAGCAATAAATGTCATAAATTAGTTAGCCTTTTGCTGCATTTgaagtttttgcatttttaaagctGTATTTACAGTTTTTTGTATCATATGACATTGGGTTCATAGTGGTCACATAGGTGGTAGGAAATGAAGAAGAGATAgttcaaataattattcatttattcctaTTTCACTCCTTGACATGAAAGGTATCATCATTAGGTCCCCCACTCACGActagctttgtttattttcccaATACATTCTgtgcttaatttgtttttgttttcagtataATGTGGAGTCGACTAATAAACGATACCTGTTGGCGATCAATATTAACAATCAGTTCTTGTGTTGGGTGCATGGAGCTAGAGTGCTGTCTCCAGTCATAGCAGCAGCTAGCATTGCAGTCATCCTGGCACACACTGAGAAGGAACCTACAATGGCTTTTTTCAATAAGGAAGTCAGACCTTTGTCCTTTATAACCAGTGTGCAAATGCCAGAAATCTGTGAGAAGATTGTCCAGTGCGCAACAGCTGTGAGTAACTTATGGGTTCCCATGTGCTGTTGGATTTACTGTGTCTTCTTTGTTTCTACTCTATTGACATGTGTAAAATGGAATATATTGCATCACATTACATGTTGCTTGCAGCAAGTAAGTTCTTTATTCTTAGATGATTTTGATTTAGGAAAGGAcctaaattaaaaatgtgttgcaaCTCAGAACTgtatctgttgtttgtttgtttttttcagccAGAGGCTGGCAGGAGTAAATGTGACTTGGTGATACCTATAATGTGGGCGCAAAAGGCCAGTGAACCCTATgatgtcattatcatcatgacaGATCATCGTAACCCAAGTGCCTCTGCTGACTTAGCCACAGCTTTCAAGCAGTATCGCAGCACCATGAAGCTGCCACAAGCCAAGTGAGTTGATAAGGTTTGCTGCAGTAGTTGCAGTTGTAGTCAAATGTGGTGTGAAAATGCATTGACACTGATCAGTCTAGAATAACTTGATGGTCTGAAGAAAAGTTCGCAAGTTTATCGTTGTGCATTGTGCTTTCTTTTGCTGCCTTCTTTGACAAATGAAGTTGGTTGAGAAAAAATTATCTGGCTCAAAAAATCAAACGTAGCAAGAGATAACTCTTTAATTTGGTCAAAGTGTATTTGGTGAAGAAAATGATCCAGCATGATTAGCCATCATGAGGGAACAGTTTGGTTTTGGAAAGCAAAATAGATCTTGCAATGTGAAGActgtttataaagaaaattcTCCAAATGAATGCGAAAGTTTGCGCACTTAACaactttataaataattgttttctctgAATAATTCAGAAAATGTTGCAGTATATTCATGTTGATTTGTGTTTTCTCAGAGTTGATAACCTAATGTCAG
Proteins encoded:
- the LOC112575036 gene encoding 60 kDa SS-A/Ro ribonucleoprotein-like, encoding MATDTVKIDDLQRLRRFFYLGNDHGLYRVRVGPERCLSAESAPIVNDLLAKGRGEEVVEEVVKFLSGDRTCCTNHAPALFTLAMCARFEDQSQTTKQAAVKAMGKACSSTADLFQFISFAQCLRESRRGWGRSLKNGVQRWFDSKTSMELAEIVTRQKTGSKWSYIDLLRVTHVVPKTEGAKMIVRYLARSLQAAEEEFGGDKASPELKETLAYLGALEQLKTEKDVAVAVGLIEEYKFHPKQVAPHLQQFAQVVAATLTQVSLVELLHNIGNLARRALLEPVEPVSGDIVQRIQDEEYIRKEKLSPIAVLIAMRVYEQGSSLKWTRNGAVVEALNNAFATALKYNVESTNKRYLLAININNQFLCWVHGARVLSPVIAAASIAVILAHTEKEPTMAFFNKEVRPLSFITSVQMPEICEKIVQCATAPEAGRSKCDLVIPIMWAQKASEPYDVIIIMTDHRNPSASADLATAFKQYRSTMKLPQAKLVVCSVTASHIQFADSSDAGMLDIAGFDERVPDVIHKFVTGML